CGTGCAGCTAGCTTTGCAACAGTCGTTGTTTTACCCACGCCAGTTGGGCCAAGTAGAGCCACAATACCGCCGCGTTTTAAAATATCTTTTTGTGTAACGGAGATTTGGTCAGCAACCAAGGCTAACAACGCCTTCCACGCACGTGCAGGTTTGGTATCTTCAGGAATGTAACACGCCATTTGGTCGGCAAGCTCTGCAGATACACCCATACGTTCAAGGCGTTTGATAAGCATGGCTCTAAGCGGTTCACGACGCTCAACTTCTTGCCACATTAATCCAGATACTTGATGCTCTAACAGACGACGAATTGAGGTCATCTCCTCGCGCATCGTTTCCATTTCAGTATCTGAACCTTTGGAATGCGTATTCTCACGACCACGATCATAACGGGTAGGATCCAAACGAGGTGCTGGACGCTCTACTCTGCGGTCTTCGGCAATCAATTGGGATAAACCTGTTTCACGAGCAAATGCAGAATCTAGGTTCCCGTGAGACTGTTGGTTACCGCGAGACTGCAAATTACTTTGAGTCTGATGACTATGAGGCTTATGACCCGTGCTTGATTGGCGATTGAGCAATGCAGACAATGAATCTTCATTTTCAGCACGATGTTGTGGCTCATCATCGGCGCCATGACTGTATTGCTTTAGCATATTCGCAAAGCGCTTGGTCATTGAGCGTCCACCTTCAGCATTCGACTGTAGGCTAACCTTATCATCGTCTAATTGACGTCGCCCTGCAGGAGGTGCGGGCGCGGCCATTTGCGTATATTGGCTTTGTGCAGGCTGCTGAGGTTTATTTGGTCTCTGGCTCGCTGTCGACGGGCTGGATTCACCATCAATAGCGGCAACAATTTCCACGCCACCTGCGACCTTTTTATTAGACATGATCACCGCTTCCGAACCAAGTTCTTCTTTAACTTGGAGCAAGGCCGTTCGCATATCTTTTGCAAAAAATCGTTTAATTTTCAATTCGATCGTCCGTTCTAATTAGGCGGCTTAATTACCAACAGCTTGTACTATACGTATCTGCTTTTCGTCCGGTATTTCTTGGTAAGACAAGACTCTCAAGCTTGGAATCGTGTTTTTCACGAACTTAGCCAGAGTCGAACGTAACACACCAGAGGTCAGTAGCACCGCGGGCTCACCTTTCAGCTCTTGCTCTTGTGTCGCGTGACTGAGGGATGTCTGTAAACGTTCGGCTAAACCAGGTTCAATACCAGCAGATTCTCCGCCGGATGCCTGCATGGTTTGATGCAAGATTTGTTCCAGCTCAGGAATCAAGGTTATCACTGGCAATTCCGGTTCTATACCATTGATTTCCTGAACAATTAACCGTTTCAATGAGATACGAACCGCCGCCGTAAGTATGTCAGGTTCTTGACTTTTACCAGAATACTCCGACAAAGTTTGGACTATGGTTCGAATATCACGAATTGGAATGGCTTCATTCAATAGGTTCTGTAGCACTTTTACGACTACACCCAACTGCAATTGATCCGGTACAAAACCTTCCACCAGCTTAGGTGTTGAGCGGCTGAGCATCTCAAGCAAGTTCTGAACTTCTTCGTGACCAATAAGCTGTGATGCGTTATTGGTTAGCAGTTGGCTAAGGTGTGTCGCCAGTACAGTAGAAGAATCGACAACGGTATAACCTAGAGCTTGTGCATGTTCACGCTGCTCTTCACGTATCCATACAGCTTCAAGGCCAAAGGCAGGGTCAATCGTCGGCTCACCATCGATCATACCGTAGACTTGACCTGGGTTAATCGCGAGTTCCATGTCTGGTTTTATCTCAGCCTCACCTACCGCGACACCCATCAAGGTGATTCGGTAGCTGTTTGGTGTCAGTTCTAGATTATCGCGAATGTGCACCGCTGGGATCAAGAAACCAAAATCTTGAGACAGCTTCTTACGCACACCTTTAACGCGTTCAAGCAGTTCGCCTCCTTGGTCTCTATCCACCAAAGGAATCAAACGGTAACCTACTTCTAAGCCAATAATATCAACAGGTTGAACATCATCCCAAGAAAGCTCTTTCTGAGAGCCTACTTCTCCATTCGCTTCAACGGTCGCCGGAAGGTTAGGTTCTTCCGCCTTCTTCTTGTTCTTTTTATCGATGTAATACGCCCCTGCACCCGCAACAACTGCAAGGCTCAAGAACGAGAAATGTGGCATACCTGGAACAATACCCATGATGCCAAGGATTGCAGCGGTGATCATCAAGGCTTTTGGATTGTCGAACATCTGGAAGACGAGCTGCTGCCCCATGTCTTCATCAGTGTTTTGGCGCGTTACCATCATCGCGGCTGCAATAGACAGTAATAGAGATGGAATTTGTGCAACCAGACCATCACCGATAGTCAGTAGTGTGTAGATTTCAATTGCTTCACCAAAACCAAGGTCAAACTGAGCCATACCAATGCTCAAGCCACCAATGATATTGATGAATAAGATTAAGATACCAGCGATCGCATCGCCTTTAACAAACTTAGACGCACCGTCCATCGAACCGTAGAAGTCGGCTTCTTTGGTTACTTCAAAACGTCTCAGACGAGCCTGATCTTGGTCGATCAAACCAGCGTTCAAGTCGGCATCGATTGCCATCTGTTTACCCGGTAAGGCGTCCAAAGTGAAACGCGCGCTTACTTCCGAGATACGGCCTGCACCTTTGGTTACAACCATGAAGTTAATGATCATCAGAATCAAGAACACCACTAGACCTACGGCATAGTTACCACCGATAACCACGTTACCAAAGGCTTCAATCACGTTACCAGCCGCGTCGCCACCTTCATGACCATGAAGCAAGACCACACGTGTTGAAGCAACGTTCAAGGCTAATCGAAGTAGAGTCGCAATCAGAAGTACGGTCGGGAATGCAGCAAAGTCTAAAGGTCTGCGGGTATAAACCGAAACCAATAGCACAACCATAGACAATGCAATGTTAAAGGTGAAGAACATATCCAACAAGAAAGCTGGAATTGGCAACACCACCATAGCAAGCGTTGCAAGTACCATAACAGGTGCACCAACCGCAGGCATGGCACGGTTCGGGATTTTAGGTAGCTTGTCCGCAAAAGGCAGGGAGAATTTCATAAATCTAGACAGTTTCGCTATGTTGTAGCTCTCTGAACAAGTGGATTAGATCTTAGTCAGGGCTGTTTTGCTATGGGCTTATAATGTTCAGGCTTACTACAGCAAACACTGTACCAACATCTCACGTCAAATTATCGCCATCACCTCAATAAAAGGAAGATTGGCTAGATCACTATTATCAGGGTTCATCACGCAGAGCTCAAGCAATTGATCTAATGACGTAAATCAGGTGGGATCGGCATATTAGAATCTTGCAGTTTTGGTCTCTCACCACCTCGTTTTCGGTACTGCTTAAGCTGGAAAACATATGCAAGCACCTGCGCGACAGCCGTAAACAGACCGTCAGGAATTTGTTGTTCTAGTTCAGTGGTGTGATAAAGCGCCCTCGCCAATGGCGGTGCCGGAACAATATAGATATCGTTTTCGCGTGCAATTTCTCGGATCTTCATCGCCATGTGGTCGACACCTTTGGCAACCACAATCGGCGCTTTATCTTGATTCTGCTTATAACGCAGTGCCACGGAAAAGTGCTCTGGGTTGGTCACAATCACATCCGCTTGAGGGACGTCTGCCATCATACGACGCTGAGCGGCTTCCCTTTGTAGCATACGAATTCGGCCTTTTACTTCCGGCTTACCTTCGGTATCTTTGAATTCGTCTTTAACTTCTTGTTTAGTCATTTTCAGCTGATCAGCGTGTTGCCAGATCTGAAATGGGATATCAATGGCAACCACGATCAGCAAAGAGCAACTGATTAAAAGAATGAAGTTAAGCAAGATATCCAAAGCATGAAAGATATTCTGCGGATACACATCCATACTCAGCTGCATTAAATCATGCTGAGAGGCCTGAATAAGGTAAATAGCCATGCCTGATACAAGTGCCACTTTCAAAATAGATTTCAGCAGTTCAACCCAGCTTTGTAGGCCAAACATACGCTTGATACCACTGAGTGGATTGAGCTTAGACGCCTTTGGCATTGCAGCTTGCATCGAAAAGTTAATCCCGCCAACACCTGCCGCACCAATAACAGCCGCAACAAACAAAGTTATCAAGATTAAGAACAGTGGAAACAGTAAGTTCACCAGTGCGCCACCAGCGATTTCAAGGAGCTTGTTGGTGTCAAAGATCTCGTCGCGGCTCAGAGAAAACAGACGTTGCATGGCCTCGAACAAAGCCTTCGCCATCGATTCGCCAAACCACATTAATGCAATCGCACCGACTATCAGTACCGACGCTGAAGCTAGCTCTTTTGACCTTGCAACCTGCCCTTTCTCTTTGGCCTGTTGCAAGCGTTTGGGCGTGGCGTCTTCTGTGCGTTCTTGACCGTCTGACTCTGCCATTTCAGTCTCCTAGCAATCTAACCGGATTAGACGACATATCTGTTGTTCGCCTTGCATCCAGAATAGCTCATAGTGACTATACAAGCCGCCAAGGATGTACCAACAAAGTAACAGACCCACGAGTAGCGCAAATGCAAAACCCAAAGAAAAGATATTTAACTGAGGTGCAGCACGCGTCATTACACCAAAAGAAAGGTTAATCGTTAACAGTGCGATAATGCCCGACAAGGACATCGCCAATGCCGTTTTGAACATGATACCAAGCCACAACGCGAGTTCTCGAAAATCAACCGAAGTCAAAGAGCCACTGCCAATCGGCAAAGTCTTAAAGCTGAACACCACCAACTGCAGCATTTTCAAGTGACCGTCGGTTGCCAAGAAGAACATAGTGGCAAGTAGCATGAAGAGCTGACCCAATACTGGCGTGTTCTGTCCATTTGCTGGGTCGACCATAGAAGCGAAGCCCAAGCTAGATTGCATACCAAGGATTTGACCGAGCATAACAAAGGTTTGAATCATGAACTGAGTGACAAAGCCCATCGCCACACCAATCACAATTTGCTCAAAGACGGTTAGGAAACCTTGGAAAGAGAGCAGTTCAATCTCTTTTGGAACCGCGGGAATCGCGGGCATTACGGCAAAGGTGATCGCCAAGCCTAAATACAGACGAATACGAGGCGACACAAAGCGCGCCCCTGTTACCGTCATCACCATCAGCATGGCTGAGATGCGAGTGTATGGCCAAAAATAATTGGCTAACCACTCTAGTACAAGGCTCGTCGGGTATTCCATATCGATTTAATACAGAACTTGCGGCAAGCGTTCGATGAGTTCAAAAAAGAACTCCATCATCATCTGAGTCATCCAGTGTGCAAATAGCATCAACGCCAACAAAGTCACAATCAAACGCGGCAAGAAACTCAGTGTTTGTTCGTTGATAGAGGTCGCAGCTTGGAAAACAGCGACGACTAAACCGATCAGCAGGCTCGGGATGATAATGGCGCAAACCATAATGAGTACCATCCAAAGGGCATCTCGGAACAACTCTACGAATATTTCAGGATTCATTATTCCCCCAGCTACAAGGCAAAACTGCCAGCGAGAGTGGAGAGTATCAAGTTCCAACCATCAACAAGAACAAACAGCATCAACTTAAACGGCAGCGATACAATCATTGGTGACAACATCATCATACCCATAGCCATTAATACCGATGCCACTACCAAGTCGATGATTAGGAACGGCAAGAACAACATAAAGCCTATCTGGAAAGCCGTTTTCAACTCTGACGTGATAAATGCAGGAATCAGAACCGCCATTGAAACATCTTCAGGGTTGTTCACTTCCGCACCAGAGATCTCAACAAAGGTTTCTAGATCTTTGATTCGAGTCTGTTTAAGCATAAAGGACTTAATCGGTTCTTGGGCAACATCGAATGCCTGTCGTGCCGATATCTGTTCATTGAGATAAGGCTGAACTGCTTGTTCGTTAACTTGGTTAATCACTGGCGACATGATGAAGAAGGTCAAGAATATCGCGATACCAATAATCACTTGGTTAGACGGTGTTTGTTGTAGACCCATTGCCTGACGCAAGATAGACATCACCACCACAATACGGGTGAACGAGGTCATCAAAATCACCATCGCCGGCAAGAAGCCAAGCATGGTCATTAGAGCCAAGATCTGTAGGTTTATCGAGTAGTCTTCACCACCATTAGCATTGGTTGTCATGGTAAAGGCAGGTATGCCACCACCATTGCCGGTTAAGCTACCCGTTGTCATGGTTTGCGATTTGGCTTGGTCTTGTTCCATCGTGCTGATGGTTACCGACTCTGAGCCAGCGGTATTCGCAGGAATGACGGTGCCGTCTTCAGCCTGTGCAAATACCGACATACTGAATACGAGTGAGCAGAGGAGAGTGAGCTGAACCAACAACATTTTAACCATTCGGAAAGCTCCGTTTTGGCAAACGTAAGATGAGTTCAAAAGTCCGTTACTTGTTTGCATCTTTTTTTATTAGCTGGGAAAGCTGACTTGAAAATGTACTTTTTTCCAGCATCTCCTGAGTAAGAGGTTTATCCAGCTTAGAAATTAGCTGGATAGATTGCGTGGTAATCCCGACTAAGAACTGATCATCACCAGCTTGAACAATAGCGATGCGTTCTTTAGTACCTACAGGAATTTGCCTAACAATCGCCAAGCCTTGCTGATTCGACATTGCAGGCACTTGCATTCGCTTGAGTAGCCAAGCAATAAATAAGATGAAGGCTATAACGAAAATTAGCGACCCAAAAGTGGTCGCTAAATCGAGAGATGGCGGCGTTGCAGCAAAGGCAATAGAAGGAGAAGATAACAAAGCTCCCCCGTAATTAGCCTAGCCAATCTTGGAGACAGAAAGCTCATTAACGCAGCTTCTTAATTCGTTCTGTCTGACTAATAACGTCAGTCAAACGAATACCAAACTTGTCGTTCACCACAACCACTTCACCATGAGCAATCAAGGTACCGTTTACCATCACATCCAGTGACTCACCAGCAATTCTATCTAGCTCAACAACCGAACCTTGGTTCAACTGAAGTAAATTACGGATACTGATCTGAGAGCGGCCAACTTCCATTGAGATAGTCACGGGGATATCCATGATGGTATCCAGTTTACGACGCTCATCTTCAGAAATCGGAGACGATGAATCGGTTAGCTCATCAAGTGGTGCCGCAAGCACGTCATCAACATCAATTGACGGTGCTGAAGGATCTTCACCAAGTGCCGCAGCCCACTCGTCTGCTAGCTTTTGATCTTCACTAGGTTCCATTACCAATTCCTATACTTTTATCTATTTTGCTATTCGTCATCGTCGCTATTTTCCAGCTCAGACATTAAGTCCTTGCCTAGAAAAGCGAGATCAGTTTTAACCACATGTGGTCTTTGAATTTTTTCAGAAATCTGTACTGCGAGCTTCTCACCGGAACGGCCCATTTTCACACGATACGTTGGCAGCTCTTCAACGAACATAGTCGCATGCTCAGGCATGTTCATTGGAATGACGTCACCGGGTCGCAACTCCATCAAGTCACGCAGAGAAATATCTTGCTCTAGCAAGTTCACACGGAAGTTAACCGGCACATCCATAATTTCATCACGCAGCGCGGTACTCCAACGAACATCGGTTTCCATTTTGTCTGATTGAACACCGGCATCCAGCAGCTCACGAATCGGCTCTACCATGGAGTAAGGCATCACGACGTGGAAGTCACCACCACCGCCATCCACTTCAATGTGGAATGAGCTTACAACAATCACTTCTGTTGGGCTCACAATGTTCGCCATACTTGGGTTCACTTCAGAATCCAAGTATTCAAACTCAACCCCCATCACTGGAGACCAAGCTTCTTTGTAATCTTCAAAAACAATTTTCAACAGTAACTGAATAATTCGTCTTTCGGTTGGCGTGAATTCACGGCCTTCAATCTTGGCGTGGAAACGTCCATCACCACCAAAAAAGTTCTCTACGAGAATAAAAACAAGACGAGCTTCCATGGTGATAAGCGCCGTGCCTTTCAGCGGGCGGAAACGAACCATGTTTAAACTAGTGGGTACATACAATGTGTTTTGGTACTCACCAAACTTCATCATCTGCACGCCGTTGATCGACACTTCAGCTGTTTTACGTAACATATTAAACAAGCTAATCCGCATATGACGTGCGAAACGCTCGTTAATAAGTTCAAGGGTCGGCATTCGACCACGGACGATTCGATCTTGAGATGAGAAGTCGAAATTGACTGCACTATCATTGTCGGTTTCTAAGACATCTTCTACGTCTTCAACATCATCAACGCCATGTAATAGCGCATCAATTTCGTCTTGGCTTAATAAATCGGTCACAAATTACCTATTGAATTACGAAGTCAGTGAATAACACTTTTTCAATCACAGGCTGGCCAACAGCTTGAGCCAGGCTTGCTTTAATATCTTCAGTCGCCTTATTTCGCAGTTCAACTCGCCCAGTTGGAGAGCGCAATTGATCAACCGTTGCTGAAGCGAACGTTGCTAATAAAGTACTCTCTACAAGAGGAGAGTGGTAACGAGCCAAGTCTTCATTCTTGCTGCCACGCACCATTAACTGTGCTTTTATCTGAACTAGGCGGTCTTTTTTATCACCTGTCACATTGAACAAGAAGGGCTGAGGGATATTAACATACATAACAGGCTCGGCTGCGACCACAGCAGTAGTCGGCTGAGACTGAGATTCTGAGGCACTATCATCAGAGCCTAAAAAAAAGAACAGTGCGCCACCTACGCCAAGTAGTAAAACGACTACCGCTATAATGATGATGAGAAGCTTACTCTTCCCTTTAGGTGCATCTTGTTCTTCTGCCATATTTTGCTCTAACTTCCTGTTCTTTCGATTAACTGACGGTACTTTCTATTAACTGGTTCTGTCTATTAACTAAGTGTACTTAGCCTGATATTAGGCATAATAACTAATTCCATCACGCTTTGATGCGACATTCAATTCAAGATTGCTGCCACTATCAAGGTTTTCATCACCTTGACCATCATTTGTGCGGTTAGCGCCGGATTGTTGTTCACCATTGTTGTATCTATCTTGCCCCTGGCCAGAGTTCTGTTGTTGAACTGACGAATCGGCAAGCTGCATCCCTTGTTGAGCGAGCATCTCTCTCAGACGAGGTAAGGTTTGCTCAATCACATCTCTCGCCTGCTGATTGCTCACAGTAAAGTGCACATTCGCGACGTCATTATTCATGGTCATTCGAATTTTCATCTGCCCCAATTCAGGTGGGTCGAGTCGGATGTCCAAGTTCTTAAGGTTTTTAGACATCATCATTTGGACTTTTTCAGCTACCTGCTCATTGGCTAGTTCTTTGGTGAGCTGTAAAGGAGCCTGTTGAGCAGCTTGAATTTCAGCTCGCGTAGGTGCCGAACCAACCGTTGCTGTACCTTGTGCGCCGGCCGCAGCAGCGATCTGCTGAGCAAAGGCCGAATCTTTAGAATCTTCTTTAGCACCCGCTTTTCCAAGACCAGACAGTGCAGCTGCACCGGCTCCAGTTTTAAGTAACATGTCCGTTGAGCCGGCTTTGGTCGCTGCAGGTACTGCATTCATCGCCACCCCTTGCGCAGTTAAAGCAGGGTCTAACGCAGCTTGTTGTTGAGGTGAAGCAAGGTTAGCTTGTTGAGCCGCTGCCTGTTGGGCTGCATGCACATTATTAGCGTGTAGCATTGCCGCTTTATCATTTGCAGCATGAGTGGCAGCAGCGTTACTTACCGATTGTACCGAAGCTTGTGCTGTCGCTTGCTGAGCAGCAGCCGTAACCGCCGCTGTTGATGCCACCGTAGCTAAGGCTTTGGCTTCATTTGAATCACTATTATCCCAATCAATTGCGGTGGGTTCATCAGGCGTACTGTTCACGCCTGGAGCTTGGCTTAGTAAAGCCGTTGCTTGCTGCTGAACATTGGTTAGCTGTTGATTCAATACATCTAAGTTCGAGGTTGCTCGAGCCAGTGCAGCTTGCTCATCGACCGTCAACTTAGCACCACTTTGTTGTTTTTGAAGCAAACCATCCACTACAGACTGCTCTGATTCAATCTGAGCGTTCAATTGGTTCAACGCTTTGGTATGAGCATCAACCTGTTTCGCTAGCTCAAGTTCAGCTGGTGAGAGTGCTTGGCTTTGATCGGTAGTAACCGCGCTAGCCGCATTTTTTTGGTTCAGCTCTCGACTCATACTTGCTTCAATTTGTTCTGGGGTAACGCCTTTATCCATCAGCTGTCGAATTTCATCATCTGATAACTGAGACACTCCCTTACCTCCGGTAAGCACAGCGATTTCAGAATCGACCTCAAGGCTCTTCTCTTGATTTGCTGCACTAGCTTGTTGTGTCGCATTACCCGCAATTGAAATTCCTGCAACAGAAGCACCCGCGACATTACCTTGGACTTGATCTATCTGACCTTGCTGAGGCAAGCCTTTGCCGTTTGGCGCTTGATTTAGAGCTTTGTTTGCCTCATCCAACTGACCAAGCAATTTATTGCCTTCACTCATCGCTACGCTGGCTTGCGACGCCTGCGTAGAACCATCTACAGCTGATAAATCCTGAGCTTGAGAAGCCTGTTCTTTAGAATCGTTAGTCGTAGCCTGCGCGTCTTTACCAGCCGCCTTATCTGCGACATTGTTATCAGAGACAGTGTTATCAGCGATGGTGCTATCAGTGCTTGTATTAGCTTTGAGCTGAGCCTCCGTTCCAGACACAGCCTCTGCATATGTTATATCTGTGGCTTTGTCGCCCTCTACTTCTGAAGCCACTTGTTTACTTTGTGCTTCGCTCACTTCGTCAGTCGCCTTTGATTTCGCTGAATCACTTTTCTTCGCTTCAGCTGACGCTTCACCTTCAGTAGCGGCGTGCTTTTCGTCAGATTTCGACGCGTTTTCAGTGTCTTTTACTGCGGCTTTACTGGCACTTTCTTCAAAGCCGAGCGCTTCTTTAAAAGACTCAAAGAAACCTTTAGCGTCGCCGGTCTCTTCTACCTTTGAAGAGGTAGAACCGGTGTCCAACAACGATGACGTTTTGTTGGTCGCTGAATTTGAGGAAAGACTAACATTCATATATACAAGCTCTATCTACTAGCTTTGCTGCGATGAATCATGCAACAAAAAGAAAGTCGGGTGCTTTTCATGCCTTTGGTGGACACGACGCGCAATTTTATATAAAACGGAGCAAGAAACATGCCTATAAGTTCTGTTCTCTCAACCTAAAGAGCAGTGGCTACCTTATTCATGGCTTAGGATCACATCTTCTTTCGGCTGTATAACAAAGTCGAGAACTCATCCATTTGCTTTTGTTCTCTTTGATCTTGCAGTTTTGCTTTCTCTTTCTGCTTTTTTTCCATCAACCACTCATAGGATTTACGTTTTTTGCGTAACTCCACCCAGTAGTTTTGACAGTTGTCGACTTGATTTTTAAAGTGGTGCTCCGCTTCTCTCTGTTTAGAAAGTGTTTCATCTAATTGAGTTAAGAAGCGGTTTAAGTGACCATATTGACTCGCCGTTAACCCAGCCTTGCCACGGTCGACAAGCTGCTGGCAGTAATCAAGTCGGTACTTTTCAATCTGCGCAACCTGCTCATAGTAACCTTGCAGCTCCGAGTTCGCTTTGTTGAGCGCGAGTACAGCTTGGTTCTCTTGATCTTTGGCTTGATCGAGCAAAAATTCTAATGCGTTATCCATGACTAACCTTATTCACTCGTTAGCCACCCAATACATGCTTTAACATGTTGACACACATGTCGTATGGGACAGTTTCTTTCATCTTCTGCTGCAAGTATTCATCCAGTTTTGGCTTCAAAGTGAAGGCACTATCAATTGCAGGATCAGTTCCTGGCTTGTAAGCACCAATCGAAACCAAATCTTGGTTTTTGCGACAAATAGACAGCACTTGCCTTACCGCTTTCGACATCAAAACATGTTCTTCAGTGGTAATTTGCGGCATAACACGACTGACAGATTTCTCGACATCGATCGCAGGGTAATGACCCGCATCCGCCATCTCACGCGACAACACAACGTGTCCATCAAGGATCGCTCGCGACGCATCAGCAATGGGGTCTTGTAAGTCATCGCCTTCGGTTAACACGGTAAAGAAAGCCGTAATCGAACCTTGTTCATCATTGCCGTTACCCGCACGTTCCACCAGCGCTGGAAGCTTGGCGAATACTGATGGCGGATAACCTTTAGTTGCTGGCGGCTCACCAACAGACAGAGCAATTTCACGCTGAGCCTGAGCAAAACGGGTCAATGAGTCCATCAACAACAAAACATCTAAACCTTGGTCGCGGAAATACTCGGCTACAGCCAACGCAGTTTGACAACCTTTTAATCGCATCAGTGGCGATGAGTCAGCAGGAGCCGCGACCACCACCGACCGCTTACGACCATCTTCACCAAGAATCTCTTCAATAAATTCTTTAACTTCTCGTCCACGCTCACCAATTAGACCTACAACCACTACCTGCGCGGTTGTGCCTCGAGTCATCATACCAAGCGTAACCGACTTACCGACACCAGAACCAGCGAACAGACCGATACGCTGTCCTTTACCTACGGTAAGTAGGCCATTAATCGCCTTTAAACCCACATCGAGTGGTTCAGAAATCGGTTTACGAGCTAAAGGGTTGATTGGCTCAGCATTAAATGAAGCGCGTTGCTCAGTATAGATTGGACCTAGCCCGTCGAGTGGATTGCCTACGCCGTCGATCACTCGACCAAGCAGCTCCATACCTACAGGGATGCCACTTTCAGTGGTCATCGGTGTCACACGAGCGCCAGGTAAGATCCCAGTGATTTGCTCACTCGGCATCAAAAATAGGTTATCGCCTGAAAAGCCGACGACTTCGGCTTCCATCTGACCAGACATAGTTTCAACTAGACACAGGCTGCCGATCGGAGCTTTACAGCCAGTAGCTTCAAGCGTTAAGCCAACAACGCGGACTAACTTACCTGATGCAATTGGTCGCGATTTTAGCCCTTCGACTTTGTATTGGCTAAGACGATTCGCTAACTCAAGCATTACTCATGACCCTGGTGACGGTTTGCACCACAGAAGTTCTGAATGACGTTTTTCACGCGATCTTCCATGCGGTAGTTAACGCTTGATTCACCCGCTTCGATTTGTACATCACCACGATTAAGTGCAGGCTCCGCAACTAGCGTCCAATTACGGCAATCCAATTCTGTTTCGCCATACGCAGAGCGAATGATCGCCACATCTTCCGGGTTAAGCTTCAAGGTAATCGCATGACCAGAAATTGGCAGGGACTCTACCGACTCTTTCACGGTATCTAATATGATTTGTGGATTGGTTTGTACTTCAACATGAACCACTTCTTTGACCATGGTCAGTACCATGTCTACCAGCTGCTTCTCAACCTGAGCATTCATCAGCTCTAATGGCTGAGCAAACTGGTTGGCAAGCCCCATAAAGATGGCAACTTGTTGCTGAATGTACTCTTGGCCAGCAGCCACGCCTTCAAGCTTACCGGCTTGATTACCTTCTTCGTGGCCAGCGGCAAACCCTTCTTCTTTGCCTTTTTCGTAACCTTGTTTAAAACCAGCCTCTTGCCCTTGATGAAGGCCTTCCTGATAAGCACCTTGTTTGATCAGTTCGATCTGCTCTTCAGTTAGAACCAACTCTTCATCTTCAATGGCCTCTTCAACTGTCGGCATCC
This region of Vibrio sp. BS-M-Sm-2 genomic DNA includes:
- the fliO gene encoding flagellar biosynthetic protein FliO; protein product: MLSSPSIAFAATPPSLDLATTFGSLIFVIAFILFIAWLLKRMQVPAMSNQQGLAIVRQIPVGTKERIAIVQAGDDQFLVGITTQSIQLISKLDKPLTQEMLEKSTFSSQLSQLIKKDANK
- the fliN gene encoding flagellar motor switch protein FliN — encoded protein: MEPSEDQKLADEWAAALGEDPSAPSIDVDDVLAAPLDELTDSSSPISEDERRKLDTIMDIPVTISMEVGRSQISIRNLLQLNQGSVVELDRIAGESLDVMVNGTLIAHGEVVVVNDKFGIRLTDVISQTERIKKLR
- the fliP gene encoding flagellar type III secretion system pore protein FliP (The bacterial flagellar biogenesis protein FliP forms a type III secretion system (T3SS)-type pore required for flagellar assembly.), which gives rise to MQTSNGLLNSSYVCQNGAFRMVKMLLVQLTLLCSLVFSMSVFAQAEDGTVIPANTAGSESVTISTMEQDQAKSQTMTTGSLTGNGGGIPAFTMTTNANGGEDYSINLQILALMTMLGFLPAMVILMTSFTRIVVVMSILRQAMGLQQTPSNQVIIGIAIFLTFFIMSPVINQVNEQAVQPYLNEQISARQAFDVAQEPIKSFMLKQTRIKDLETFVEISGAEVNNPEDVSMAVLIPAFITSELKTAFQIGFMLFLPFLIIDLVVASVLMAMGMMMLSPMIVSLPFKLMLFVLVDGWNLILSTLAGSFAL
- the fliM gene encoding flagellar motor switch protein FliM, giving the protein MTDLLSQDEIDALLHGVDDVEDVEDVLETDNDSAVNFDFSSQDRIVRGRMPTLELINERFARHMRISLFNMLRKTAEVSINGVQMMKFGEYQNTLYVPTSLNMVRFRPLKGTALITMEARLVFILVENFFGGDGRFHAKIEGREFTPTERRIIQLLLKIVFEDYKEAWSPVMGVEFEYLDSEVNPSMANIVSPTEVIVVSSFHIEVDGGGGDFHVVMPYSMVEPIRELLDAGVQSDKMETDVRWSTALRDEIMDVPVNFRVNLLEQDISLRDLMELRPGDVIPMNMPEHATMFVEELPTYRVKMGRSGEKLAVQISEKIQRPHVVKTDLAFLGKDLMSELENSDDDE
- the fliL gene encoding flagellar basal body-associated protein FliL, whose protein sequence is MAEEQDAPKGKSKLLIIIIAVVVLLLGVGGALFFFLGSDDSASESQSQPTTAVVAAEPVMYVNIPQPFLFNVTGDKKDRLVQIKAQLMVRGSKNEDLARYHSPLVESTLLATFASATVDQLRSPTGRVELRNKATEDIKASLAQAVGQPVIEKVLFTDFVIQ
- a CDS encoding flagellar hook-length control protein FliK, yielding MNVSLSSNSATNKTSSLLDTGSTSSKVEETGDAKGFFESFKEALGFEESASKAAVKDTENASKSDEKHAATEGEASAEAKKSDSAKSKATDEVSEAQSKQVASEVEGDKATDITYAEAVSGTEAQLKANTSTDSTIADNTVSDNNVADKAAGKDAQATTNDSKEQASQAQDLSAVDGSTQASQASVAMSEGNKLLGQLDEANKALNQAPNGKGLPQQGQIDQVQGNVAGASVAGISIAGNATQQASAANQEKSLEVDSEIAVLTGGKGVSQLSDDEIRQLMDKGVTPEQIEASMSRELNQKNAASAVTTDQSQALSPAELELAKQVDAHTKALNQLNAQIESEQSVVDGLLQKQQSGAKLTVDEQAALARATSNLDVLNQQLTNVQQQATALLSQAPGVNSTPDEPTAIDWDNSDSNEAKALATVASTAAVTAAAQQATAQASVQSVSNAAATHAANDKAAMLHANNVHAAQQAAAQQANLASPQQQAALDPALTAQGVAMNAVPAATKAGSTDMLLKTGAGAAALSGLGKAGAKEDSKDSAFAQQIAAAAGAQGTATVGSAPTRAEIQAAQQAPLQLTKELANEQVAEKVQMMMSKNLKNLDIRLDPPELGQMKIRMTMNNDVANVHFTVSNQQARDVIEQTLPRLREMLAQQGMQLADSSVQQQNSGQGQDRYNNGEQQSGANRTNDGQGDENLDSGSNLELNVASKRDGISYYA